Proteins encoded within one genomic window of Suricata suricatta isolate VVHF042 chromosome 17, meerkat_22Aug2017_6uvM2_HiC, whole genome shotgun sequence:
- the TRIM25 gene encoding E3 ubiquitin/ISG15 ligase TRIM25, with protein sequence MAELIPLAEELSCSICLEPFKVPVTTPCGHNFCSSCLDETWAVQGPPFLCPQCRAGYQTRPQLHKNTVLCAVVEQFLQADSAWATTSLPDGWTPPACAAEPRPACQVACDHCLKALAVKTCLVCMASFCQEHLQPHLDSPAFQDHQLQPPVKDLMRRKCPQHNRLRDFFCPQHNECICHICLVEHKACSPVTLSQASADLETKLKHKLTIIYGQINGASRALEDVRARQQDMREAANRKTEQLRQDYMEIKALLDAAEATSTRKIKEEEKRVSTKLDNIYQILLKKRSEIQMLKEEVELALTKGNEFEFLEKAVKLQGVSAKPVYVPKVELNQELIKGVCQSTSDLKNELKRYVRQPQDKKAEEATGSGNPGEHGAAPSHKPAHFSKKVPKEEKKPKKPPPASAAPSSMPTFGAPAEQLPDLKQETAYKASTAQPNAAALKTKVLETFLAKSRSELLEYAIKFSLDYNTAHNKVALTENYTVASVADLPLSYQPHPKRFTYCSQVLGLHCYKKGIHYWEVELQRNNFCGVGVCYGSMPRQGPDSRLGRNAASWCVEWFNTKISAWHNNVEKTLPPTKATRVGVLLNCDHGFVIFFAVTDKVHLMYKFKVDFTEAVYPAFWVFSAGATLSICSYK encoded by the exons ATGGCAGAGCTGATCCCCCTGGCCGAGGAGCTGTCGTGCTCCATCTGCCTGGAGCCCTTCAAGGTGCCGGTCACCACTCCGTGCGGCCACAACTTCTGCAGCTCATGCCTGGACGAGACGTGGGCCGTCCAGGGCCCGCCGTTCCTGTGCCCGCAGTGCCGCGCCGGCTATCAGACACGGCCGCAGCTGCACAAGAACACGGTGCTCTGCGCGGTGGTGGAGCAGTTCCTGCAGGCCGACTCGGCCTGGGCGACAACCTCGCTCCCCGACGGCTGGACGCCGCCCGCCTGCGCCGCCGAGCCCCGCCCGGCCTGCCAGGTGGCCTGCGACCACTGCCTGAAGGCCCTCGCCGTCAAGACGTGCCTGGTGTGCATGGCCTCCTTCTGCCAGGAGCACCTGCAGCCGCACCTCGACAGCCCCGCCTTCCAGGACCACCAGCTGCAGCCTCCCGTCAAGGACCTGATGCGCCGCAAGTGTCCCCAGCACAACCGGCTGCGAGACTTCTTCTGCCCCCAGCATAATGAGTGCATCTGCCACATCTGCCTGGTGGAGCATAAGGCCTGCTCGCCTGTCACCCTGAGCCAGGCCAGCGCAGATCTGGAg ACCAAGCTGAAGCATAAACTGACCATCATATACGGTCAGATCAATGGTGCATCCAGGGCACTGGAGGACGTGAGAGCCAGGCAGCAGGACATGCGG GAGGCTGCAAACAGGAAGACGGAGCAGCTCAGACAAGACTACATGGAAATCAAGGCGCTCCTCGATGCCGCGGAGGCCACCTCCACCCGAAAgataaaggaagaggagaagagggtcAGTACCAAGTTGGACAACATTTACCAGATCCTCCTCAAGAAGAGGAGTGAGATCCAGATGCTGAAGGAGGAGGTTGAACTTGCCCTGACCAAGGGGAATGAGTTTGAGTTTCTGGAG AAAGCAGTAAAACTGCAGGGAGTCTCCGCAAAGCCGGTCTACGTCCCCAAGGTGGAGCTGAATCAGGAGCTGATAAAGGGCGTCTGCCAGAGCACCTCAGACCTCAAAAATGAGCTGAAGCGGTATGTCCGGCAGCCCCAGGACAAGAAGGCTGAGGAAGCCACCGGCTCAG GGAACCCTGGAGAGCATGGCGCAGCACCTTCGCACAAACCTGCACACTTTTCCAAGAAAGTCCCAA aagaagaaaagaaacccaagaaACCTC CCCCTGCCTCTGCCGCGCCCAGCAGTATGCCCACCTTCGGAGCCCCGGCGGAACAGTTACCGGACTTAAAGCAAGAGA CTGCATACAAAGCCTCCACCGCGCAGCCGAATGCAGCGGCCCTCAAGACCAAGGTGCTGGAAACCTTCTTAGCCAAGTCCAGGTCCGAGCTTCTAGAAT ATGCCATTAAATTCAGCCTGGACTACAACACGGCCCACAACAAGGTGGCGCTGACGGAGAACTACACCGTAGCTTCCGTGGCCGACTTACCCCTCAGCTACCAGCCACATCCCAAGAGGTTCACATACTGCTCCCAGGTGCTGGGCCTGCACTGCTACAAGAAGGGGATCCACTACTGGGAGGTGGAGCTGCAGAGGAACAACTTCTGCGGGGTGGGCGTCTGCTACGGCAGCATGCCGCGGCAGGGCCCCGACAGCCGGCTCGGCCGCAACGCCGCCTCCTGGTGCGTGGAGTGGTTCAATACCAAGATCTCTGCCTGGCACAACAACGTGGAGAAGACGCTGCCCCCCACCAAGGCCACGCGGGTTGGCGTGCTCCTCAACTGTGACCACGGCTTCGTCATCTTCTTTGCCGTCACCGACAAGGTCCACCTGATGTATAAGTTCAAGGTGGACTTTACGGAAGCCGTGTACCCGGCCTTCTGGGTGTTCTCCGCGGGTGCCACACTCTCCATCTGCTCCTACAAGTAG